The window CACTTCGATTTCACGGCCGACGCGCATTTGCAGGCGTGCCGAGCTGATCGCTTGTTGGTGCGCCATGAAGCGGTCCCAGCGGTCTTGCTTGACGTCGTCCGGCACGATGGCCGCGTCCAGCAGGTTGGCCGGTGCGCCTTCGACCGGCGAGTACTGGAAGCAGCCGACGCGGTCGAGTTGCGCTTCGGTCAGCCAGTTCAGCAGGTACTGGAAGTCTTCTTCGGTTTCGCCGGGGAAGCCGACGATGAAGGTCGAACGGATGATCAGGTCCGGGCAGATTTCGCGCCAGTTCTTGATGCGCGCCAGGGTCTTGTCTTCGAACGCCGGGCGTTTCATGGCTTTCAGGACTTTCGGGCTGGCGTGCTGGAACGGGATGTCCAGGTACGGCAGGATTTTCCCAGCGGCCATCAGCGGAATCAGCTCGTCGACGTGCGGGTACGGATAAACGTAGTGCAGACGAACCCAGACGCCGAGGGTGCTCAAGGCTTCGCAGAGTTCGGTCATGCGGGTTTTCACCGGCGCGCCGTTCCAGAAACCGGTGCGGTATTTCACGTCGACGCCGTAGGCGCTGGTGTCTTGCGAAATCACCAACAACTCTTTGACGCCGGCCTTGACCAGGCGCTGAGCCTCGTCCAGCACATCACCGACCGGGCGGCTGACCAGTTTGCCGCGCATCGAGGGGATGATGCAGAAGCTGCAGCTGTGGTTGCAGCCTTCGGAAATCTTCAGGTAGGCGTAGTGGCGCGGGGTCAGCTTGATGCCTTGCGGCGGCACCAGGTCGATCAGCGGGTTGTGATCCTGGCGCGGCGGCACGGCGTCGTGCACGGCGTTGACCACCTGCTCGTACTGCTGCGGACCGGTCACGGCCAATACGCTTGGGTGCACCTTGCGAATGTTGCCTTCTTCGACGCCCATGCAGCCGGTCACGATGACCTTGCCGTTTTCCTTGATGGCTTCGCCGATCACTTCCAGGGATTCAGCCTTGGCCGAATCGATGAAGCCGCAAGTGTTGACCACCACGACATCGGCGTCCTCGTAAGTGGACACAACGTCATAGCCTTCCATGCGCAGCTGGGTAAGGATGCGCTCGGAGTCGACCAGTGCTTTCGGGCAACCCAGGGATACGAAGCCAACCTTTGGATTGGCCGGCGCAGGAGTGGTGGACATGTCTAACCTCGGTATTTGTGACGCCTCCAGCCGAGGACGGCAAGGCGACTGACGGGCGCTAGTGGCGTCTCTGGTCAAAAAGTGCGCAATTCTAGCGATGAGAGACGCACTTGACCAGCTTTATGCAGGGAAATACGACGAGTGCTGCGCTATGCTTCGCGCCTTTAAGCTTTACCGATTTTTTACAGTCAATGAAACGTCTGTAACGCGATGTAAAACAGCGCATGCTGCACGGCAAAGCATAGTGCTTCTTATAAGAAGTCCGGGTCTGAGTAGTAGGAGTGTTGGATGGGGCAGGCAAGTAGTCAGGCGGCGGGCGCTGAGCATTCGGCGGCAAAACCGATCGGCATGCTGGTCGCGGCGGTCGGTGTGGTTTATGGCGATATCGGCACGAGCCCGCTGTACACCCTTAAAGAAGTGTTTTCCGGTGGCTACGGCGTGCCGGTCAACCATGATGGCGTGTTGGGTATCCTGGCGCTGATCTTCTGGTCGCTGATCTGGGTCGTGTCGATCAAGTACATGATGTTCGTGCTGCGCGCCGACAACCAGGGCGAAGGCGGGATCATGGCCTTGACCGCTTTGGCGCGACGGGCCGCAGCGGGGCATCCGAAGTTGCGCAGTTTGCTGGTGGTCTGCGGGCTGATCGGCGCGGCGCTGTTCTACGGCGACAGCATGATCACCCCGGCGATTTCCGTGCTCTCGGCGATTGAAGGCCTGGGACTGGCTTTCGAGGGCATCGACCATTGGGTGGTGCCATTGTCGCTGATCGTGCTGGTGGCGCTGTTCCTGATTCAGAGCCACGGTACCGCGCGGATTGGCATTTTGTTCGGGCCGATCATGGTCACCTGGTTTGTGGTGCTTGGGGCGCTGGGTGTCTACGGCATTCTGCAGCACCCGGAAGTGTTGCAAGCGATGAACCCGGTATGGGCCGTGCGCTTCTTCATCGTTCACCCGGGCATGGGCGTAGCGATCCTCGGCGCGGTGGTGCTGGCGTTGACCGGTGCTGAAGCACTGTACGCCGACATGGGCCACTTCGGCCGCAAGCCGATCGCTCGCGCATGGTTCATCCTGGTGCTGCCAGCACTGGTGCTGAACTACTTCGGCCAAGGCGCGTTGCTGCTCGGTGACCCGGAAGCCGCGCGCAACCCGTTCTACCTGTTGGCCCCGAGCTGGGCGCTGATTCCGTTGGTGGGGTTGTCGACCCTGGCGACAGTGATTGCTTCTCAGGCGGTGATTTCCGGCGCGTTCTCCCTGACGCGCCAGGCGATTCAGCTCGGCTACATTCCACGCATGCACATCCGGCACACCTCCAGTGCCGAGCAAGGCCAGATCTACATTGGCGCGGTGAACTGGGCGCTGATGGTCGGCGTCATCCTGTTGGTGCTGGGCTTCGAGTCCTCTGGCGCGTTGGCTTCGGCTTACGGCGTGGCCGTAACGGGCACCATGCTGATGACCACCATCCTGGTGTCGGCGGTGATATTGCTGCTGTGGAAATGGCCTCCGGTGCTCGCGGTTCCGCTGTTGCTCGGCTTCCTCCTGGTAGACGGTCTGTACTTCGCTGCCAACGTGCCGAAAATCATTCAGGGCGGGGCATTCCCGGTGATCGCCGGTATCGCATTGTTTGTGCTGATGACCACCTGGAAACGTGGCAAGCAATTGCTGGTCGATCGTCTCGATGAGGGTGGCTTGCCGCTGCCGATCTTCATCAGCAGCATCGCCGTGCAACCGCCGCATCGCGTCCAGGGCACTGCGGTGTTCCTGACCGCGCGCCCGGACGCCGTGCCCCATGCGCTGTTGCACAACCTGCTGCATAACCAGGTGCTGCACGAGCAAGTGGTGCTGCTGACGGTGGTCTACGAAGACATCCCGCGGGTGCCGGCATCCCGGCGTTTCGAGGTTGAATCCCACGGCGAAGGCTTCTTCCGTGTAATCCTGCACTTTGGCTTCGTCGACGAGCCGGACGTGCCGCAAGCGTTGAAGCTGTGCCATCTCGATGACCTGGATTTCAGCCCGATGCGTACTACTTACTTCCTCAGCCGCGAGACGGTCATCGCCTCCAAACTCGAAGGCATGGCCCGCTGGCGTGAGGCGTTGTTCGCCTTCATGTTGCAGAACGCCAACGGCAATTTGCGCTTCTTCAATCTGCCACTGAACCGGGTGATCGAGCTGGGGACGCAGGTAGAGATGTAACCCACAACAAAAAGCCCCCGTTGCCATTGTGGTTGCGGGGGCTTTTTTGTGTCTCATCTGAAGGCAATGAAGACCCCTTGTGGGAGCGGGCTTGGTCCGGGCGGCGTTCAGGCCGCTATTTTTTAGATTCGGCTTTTGTCCGGGCAGGTGGTGGCGTCAGTACCTTCACCGCATCATCAATCACTGCCTTGCTCATTGCCGTCAGGTAATGCGCGGCCCAGGCATGTCGGTCGGTGTCTCGGGTGTAGGCAGCATCTTTAGTCAGCTCCTTGGCAAGGAACAGAAAATCAGAAGCCATGGCTAGCGCATCACCGAGGGGAACGCCGTGACTGACATGGAACAGCGCTTTGTTGGAGCAGTAGATGAGGGGCGTGAAGCCGATGGTTTTCAGTTCGTCAGGTTCTGACGGATTTGTTTTGGTCATGGTTTTTCTCCTGGGTTCGAGGAGCTGCCATTTTCGTTACCACACGAAAGGGAGGCAGCTGTACGCAGGGTGGTAAACCGGGAACCAAGGAAACCGGCACGCCCGAGGGCGTCCCACGCACAGCCGCCATAACTCGAGATCGCAGACATAAAAATGCCTGGGTTCGGGATGAAGGCGCTGTTGCGCTGGTTTCGCCGGGTTACCACACCCGATCGCTGAATGGTCAGCGACGGCCGGAGAGTATCCCGTCGAAGAAAAGCGCAACAAGGCATCAAAGTGCCCAAACGCGAGTTTCGGAGTTTGCCTACAAGGTCTGCGGGTGTCATCCGATATTGCGACACCTTGAAGTAAACAAAACTAAACGCGGGGGGGGGGGCAGGTTTCCCAGTGAAACCTGATAAATGTCGGAAGGGCTTGACGGTCCGACATTTTCAATGAGAAAAGTGTCCACGTTTTATGGAATGTGGACACTTGGAGTTTCTGTCTTCATGAAGAGTCAAGATGTTTTGCTTTTGTTCAAGATGGCCAGCCTGCACGCCCAGGAAGAAAACCTCTTTGGGGCGATGGAATCTGAGTCGAATTCGAACAGGGTTGAGGAATTGTTGAAACCCCAGCAGATAAATCGAATGCCGGCAGGGGGGCGAGTGGGGGAGTCGCTAGCCACCTACCTTACTGGTGGTGAAGACGTGGTATTCCACCACCGGGAGTTCGACTCACCCTTGGGCGAGGAGGATGGATGGGAGGGATGGTCGGAATCCGTACCTTCTGCGCCGCTGACGAGCTGGGCTGAAGCTTACTCGTTGCGTGCGTTGTCAGCGTCTCTTGGGCTAAGCAAAAGTGAGATTTCCAACGCCATGGCAAGATGTCGCGAGTCTGGATTGCTGACCAATGACTACGACACCGGGCTTGCGAAAGTTAATCGGCGAGAGCTGCTGAAAATCACCGAGCACGCTCTGAAATACTTTTTCCCCGTGAGGCCGGGCGCAATGGTTCGCGGTATTCCAACCGGCTTCGCCGCACCCGCGCTGTCCAAAAGCATCAAGAGCGCTGGCGGGCTGATTCCGGTTTGGCCTGATGCACTCGGAACTGAGCGTGGTCAGGCGATAGAGCCGCTCTACAAAACTGTGCCGGAAGCGGTGAAGAAGGACAGAATCCTTTACCACTATCTAGCGCTTGTTGATGCGATCCGTCTTGGTGGTCCGCGAGAGTGTGGTGTGGCGGTAGGCATTCTAAAAGCAGGGATGGGA of the Pseudomonas frederiksbergensis genome contains:
- the rimO gene encoding 30S ribosomal protein S12 methylthiotransferase RimO; protein product: MSTTPAPANPKVGFVSLGCPKALVDSERILTQLRMEGYDVVSTYEDADVVVVNTCGFIDSAKAESLEVIGEAIKENGKVIVTGCMGVEEGNIRKVHPSVLAVTGPQQYEQVVNAVHDAVPPRQDHNPLIDLVPPQGIKLTPRHYAYLKISEGCNHSCSFCIIPSMRGKLVSRPVGDVLDEAQRLVKAGVKELLVISQDTSAYGVDVKYRTGFWNGAPVKTRMTELCEALSTLGVWVRLHYVYPYPHVDELIPLMAAGKILPYLDIPFQHASPKVLKAMKRPAFEDKTLARIKNWREICPDLIIRSTFIVGFPGETEEDFQYLLNWLTEAQLDRVGCFQYSPVEGAPANLLDAAIVPDDVKQDRWDRFMAHQQAISSARLQMRVGREIEVLVDEVDEQGAVGRCFFDAPEIDGNVFIDNGSNLKPGDKVWCKVTDADEYDLWAEQI
- a CDS encoding potassium transporter Kup, coding for MGQASSQAAGAEHSAAKPIGMLVAAVGVVYGDIGTSPLYTLKEVFSGGYGVPVNHDGVLGILALIFWSLIWVVSIKYMMFVLRADNQGEGGIMALTALARRAAAGHPKLRSLLVVCGLIGAALFYGDSMITPAISVLSAIEGLGLAFEGIDHWVVPLSLIVLVALFLIQSHGTARIGILFGPIMVTWFVVLGALGVYGILQHPEVLQAMNPVWAVRFFIVHPGMGVAILGAVVLALTGAEALYADMGHFGRKPIARAWFILVLPALVLNYFGQGALLLGDPEAARNPFYLLAPSWALIPLVGLSTLATVIASQAVISGAFSLTRQAIQLGYIPRMHIRHTSSAEQGQIYIGAVNWALMVGVILLVLGFESSGALASAYGVAVTGTMLMTTILVSAVILLLWKWPPVLAVPLLLGFLLVDGLYFAANVPKIIQGGAFPVIAGIALFVLMTTWKRGKQLLVDRLDEGGLPLPIFISSIAVQPPHRVQGTAVFLTARPDAVPHALLHNLLHNQVLHEQVVLLTVVYEDIPRVPASRRFEVESHGEGFFRVILHFGFVDEPDVPQALKLCHLDDLDFSPMRTTYFLSRETVIASKLEGMARWREALFAFMLQNANGNLRFFNLPLNRVIELGTQVEM
- a CDS encoding DUF3077 domain-containing protein — its product is MTKTNPSEPDELKTIGFTPLIYCSNKALFHVSHGVPLGDALAMASDFLFLAKELTKDAAYTRDTDRHAWAAHYLTAMSKAVIDDAVKVLTPPPARTKAESKK
- a CDS encoding MarR family transcriptional regulator, yielding MKSQDVLLLFKMASLHAQEENLFGAMESESNSNRVEELLKPQQINRMPAGGRVGESLATYLTGGEDVVFHHREFDSPLGEEDGWEGWSESVPSAPLTSWAEAYSLRALSASLGLSKSEISNAMARCRESGLLTNDYDTGLAKVNRRELLKITEHALKYFFPVRPGAMVRGIPTGFAAPALSKSIKSAGGLIPVWPDALGTERGQAIEPLYKTVPEAVKKDRILYHYLALVDAIRLGGPRECGVAVGILKAGMGLK